A stretch of Malus sylvestris chromosome 11, drMalSylv7.2, whole genome shotgun sequence DNA encodes these proteins:
- the LOC126589150 gene encoding 18.5 kDa class I heat shock protein-like gives MSLIPNSGRGSSSVFDPFSLNLWDPFKDFPFPSSSSLSAFPEFSRENSAFVNTRVDWKETPEAHVFKADVPGLKKEEVKVEVEDDRVLKISGERNVEKEDINDKWHRVERSSGKFLRRFQLPENAKVDQIKAAMETGVLSVTVPKAELKNVDVRAIEISG, from the coding sequence ATGTCGCTAATTCCCAACTCCGGACGAGGAAGCAGCAGCGTCTTCGACCCATTCTCCCTCAATCTGTGGGACCCTTTCAAGGATTTCCCGTTCCCTTCCTCCTCATCACTCTCCGCATTTCCTGAATTTTCTCGGGAGAATTCGGCTTTTGTGAACACTAGGGTCGACTGGAAGGAGACCCCCGAAGCCCATGTGTTCAAGGCGGACGTTCCAGGGCTGAAAAAAGAGGAGGTGAAGGTGGAGGTGGAAGACGACAGGGTGCTTAAGATCAGCGGAGAGAGGAACGTGGAGAAGGAGGATATAAACGACAAGTGGCACAGAGTGGAGAGGAGCAGCGGCAAGTTCTTGAGGAGGTTTCAGCTTCCGGAGAACGCAAAGGTTGATCAGATTAAGGCTGCCATGGAGACTGGAGTTCTGAGTGTCACTGTTCCGAAGGCGGAGTTGAAGAACGTTGACGTCAGAGCCATTGAAATTTCTGGTTGA
- the LOC126589162 gene encoding uncharacterized protein LOC126589162, protein MSAPEKTDHHRSITGDSGASVSDDSDDNQSWHSMSDSSNVWRKSCGSDCSVNEVDLESGLLEVKKVVHLSKFENNCRICNLGLEGGGRTDSASGVPIDLGCFCKGDLGVAHKQCAETWFKIKGDT, encoded by the coding sequence ATCGTTCGATCACAGGAGACAGCGGTGCGTCGGTCTCGGATGACTCCGATGATAACCAGTCTTGGCACTCAATGTCTGACTCCAGCAATGTCTGGAGAAAGTCCTGTGGGTCGGATTGTTCAGTGAATGAGGTGGATTTGGAGAGTGGGCTTTTGGAGGTGAAGAAGGTGGTGCATTTGagtaaatttgaaaacaacTGCAGGATTTGCAACTTGGGTTTGGAGGGAGGTGGTAGGACCGACTCTGCCTCTGGGGTCCCAATTGACTTGGGGTGTTTTTGCAAGGGGGATTTGGGTGTTGCGCATAAGCAATGCGCTGAGACTTGGTTCAAGATCAAGGGAGATACATGA